From Denitrovibrio acetiphilus DSM 12809, the proteins below share one genomic window:
- a CDS encoding ISL3 family transposase: MIDLLQLKGVNPIGQRIEDDILLILAESNVSEPESCSGCGSKPVYKHGKRTHVYADTPMHGMPVKVEIERQRYRCQSCGTVIVPNIPSLDEKRVVTKRLIEFVQARCFNNTFTLLANETGLAVNTIKAIALDYTEDLETSVYRETPRLLGLDEVMISGGYRAVMVNLEMNTLFDIHDNRKLASMRQYFEKLKDKDNIEWVCADMWEPYKVLISEQIPQAKLVIDRFHVVRMASNAMEQIRKKLQSELSHSERLKVKKNIRWSLLKGSKSKSEYDHEVVEYIRENYPELALAYDLKETFFNIYEFPDRASGEAAYKEWKDAIPLKFSPEFNTVIKIVDSHYEDIFNYFDCPITNGYTEAMNGVMKAANRMGRGYSYEVIRAKLLFSKIARQSGSVIVQPYSDRPSHLKEASPKEKSFRDYGASILTLDTMSERGELD, encoded by the coding sequence ATGATTGATTTACTACAGTTAAAAGGTGTTAACCCCATAGGGCAGCGGATAGAAGATGATATTCTCCTTATACTTGCGGAGTCTAATGTTTCGGAGCCGGAGTCCTGTTCCGGATGCGGTTCAAAACCTGTATATAAACACGGTAAACGTACACATGTTTATGCTGACACCCCTATGCATGGGATGCCTGTAAAAGTAGAGATAGAACGGCAGAGATACCGCTGTCAATCATGCGGAACCGTTATTGTACCCAATATACCATCTCTTGATGAAAAGCGAGTTGTAACAAAGCGGTTAATAGAATTCGTTCAGGCAAGGTGCTTTAACAACACCTTTACATTACTAGCAAACGAAACCGGACTTGCAGTGAATACCATTAAAGCAATCGCCTTAGATTATACAGAAGATCTGGAAACTTCTGTATACAGGGAAACCCCAAGGCTGCTTGGTCTTGATGAAGTAATGATTTCGGGCGGTTACAGAGCTGTAATGGTTAACCTTGAGATGAATACTCTTTTCGATATCCATGACAACAGGAAGCTGGCAAGTATGCGTCAGTATTTTGAGAAGCTGAAGGATAAAGACAATATTGAATGGGTTTGTGCGGATATGTGGGAACCATACAAGGTTCTCATTTCAGAGCAGATTCCACAAGCAAAGCTTGTAATTGACAGATTTCATGTTGTAAGAATGGCTTCAAACGCTATGGAGCAAATCAGAAAAAAGCTTCAGAGCGAACTATCTCATTCAGAGCGGCTTAAGGTCAAAAAGAACATTCGCTGGTCACTGCTTAAAGGCAGTAAAAGCAAATCGGAATATGACCATGAGGTTGTTGAATATATCAGAGAAAATTATCCGGAACTGGCTTTAGCTTATGATCTGAAGGAAACTTTTTTCAATATATATGAGTTCCCAGACAGAGCTTCCGGAGAGGCGGCATATAAAGAATGGAAAGATGCTATACCGCTGAAATTCAGCCCAGAGTTTAATACTGTCATCAAAATAGTGGATAGCCACTATGAGGACATTTTTAACTATTTTGACTGCCCTATTACGAATGGCTACACAGAAGCCATGAACGGAGTTATGAAGGCGGCAAACCGCATGGGCAGAGGTTACAGTTATGAGGTTATTCGGGCGAAGCTGTTATTCTCTAAAATAGCCAGACAGTCAGGTAGTGTGATTGTTCAGCCATACAGCGACAGACCATCACATCTTAAAGAAGCATCTCCAAAAGAAAAATCTTTCAGGGACTATGGTGCGTCTATCCTAACTCTGGATACGATGTCAGAACGTGGGGAATTGGATTGA
- a CDS encoding virulence RhuM family protein has product MNSKGEIIIYETDDGKLQLDVLMEDETLWLTQSDMANLFQCSKDNISLHLKNIYEEGELEPQATTEDFSVVRQEGDRQVKRTVTHYNLDVIISVGYRVKSMIATRFRIWATKQLKEYIVKGFVMNDERLKNPGGWDYFDELLERIREIRASEKRFYQKVRDLFALSIDYKDSQQASQTFFAEVQNKLLYAVTGYTAAELIVKRSDSNMPNMNLTSWEGSRVRKSDVITAKNYLTSDEIDSLNRLVVIFLEQAELRVKDRKQLTLDYWRSNVDRMLEFNEKPILQGAGSISKEQMKRIAHERFEDFDKKRKIAEAQEEDAKDLQELETLQKGLEQGKKK; this is encoded by the coding sequence ATGAACAGCAAAGGCGAAATAATCATTTACGAAACAGATGACGGGAAGCTTCAGCTTGATGTGCTGATGGAAGATGAGACACTTTGGCTTACTCAAAGTGACATGGCAAACCTCTTTCAGTGCTCAAAGGATAATATCTCTCTACACTTGAAAAACATCTATGAAGAAGGAGAGCTTGAACCACAAGCAACTACCGAGGATTTCTCGGTAGTTCGTCAGGAAGGTGACAGGCAAGTTAAAAGGACTGTAACTCATTACAACCTCGATGTGATTATATCTGTCGGATACCGTGTAAAGAGCATGATAGCCACACGTTTCCGCATATGGGCAACCAAGCAGCTTAAAGAATATATCGTCAAAGGCTTTGTGATGAATGACGAGAGGCTTAAGAATCCCGGAGGATGGGATTACTTTGATGAGCTCCTTGAGCGCATCCGTGAGATACGGGCCTCAGAAAAAAGGTTTTATCAGAAGGTTCGTGACCTCTTTGCACTCAGTATTGATTATAAAGACAGCCAGCAAGCGAGCCAGACTTTCTTTGCAGAAGTGCAGAATAAGCTTCTTTATGCTGTTACAGGCTATACGGCAGCGGAGTTAATCGTTAAACGCTCTGACTCAAACATGCCGAATATGAACCTTACATCATGGGAAGGCAGCCGAGTCCGCAAGAGTGACGTGATAACAGCTAAAAACTACCTTACATCCGATGAAATAGACTCTCTTAACAGGCTTGTGGTGATATTTCTGGAGCAGGCAGAACTGAGAGTAAAAGACAGAAAACAGCTTACCCTTGATTACTGGCGGAGCAACGTGGACAGGATGCTTGAATTTAATGAGAAGCCTATTTTACAGGGTGCGGGTTCTATCAGCAAAGAGCAGATGAAACGTATAGCTCATGAGCGTTTTGAGGATTTTGATAAGAAGCGGAAAATAGCTGAAGCTCAGGAAGAAGATGCAAAAGACCTTCAGGAGCTTGAAACCCTCCAGAAAGGCTTAGAGCAGGGAAAAAAGAAATGA
- a CDS encoding restriction endonuclease subunit S produces the protein MSYKAYPSYKDSGIEWLGEIPEHWAIERFKFQLRAGFEGLKIGPFGSQIKAELLSDEGIKVYGQENIIKNNFDLGHRFVSEELFCELEVYETLPGDILVTMMGTAGRCQVTPEKINQGIIDSHLIRLRVNKCLLSRFCKYLINDSAYIEHQIRLMGKGSIMHGLNSTIIKNLIFILPPLKEQSIILKYLDKKTAQIDELIDKKKKLIEKLDEKRTALITHAVTKGMNPDVKMKDSGVEWLGEVPEHWDIVKAKYLFTIEKRIAGFLGHDVLSITQTGIKVKDIESGEGQLSMDYTKYQIVKVGDFAMNHMDLLTGYVDISQFDGVTSPDYRVFRLSAQNCNPQYYLYHMQRGYKEKIFFNYGHGSAQLGRWRLPTDEFKELSFPVPPYEEQQAIAEYISSETILIDSLISKTEESISLLKEKRSALITAAVTGKIDVREEA, from the coding sequence ATGAGCTATAAAGCATATCCGTCATATAAAGACAGTGGTATTGAGTGGCTTGGAGAAATTCCTGAGCATTGGGCAATAGAAAGGTTTAAGTTTCAGCTGAGAGCTGGTTTTGAGGGTTTAAAAATTGGTCCTTTTGGCAGTCAAATAAAAGCAGAATTGCTTAGTGATGAAGGAATAAAAGTATATGGACAAGAAAATATAATTAAAAACAACTTTGACCTTGGTCATCGTTTCGTATCTGAAGAATTATTTTGTGAGTTAGAAGTATATGAAACTCTACCTGGTGATATTTTAGTGACTATGATGGGGACTGCTGGCAGATGTCAGGTCACTCCAGAAAAGATCAATCAAGGGATTATAGATTCTCACCTTATTAGGCTTCGTGTTAACAAGTGTTTGTTAAGCCGGTTTTGTAAGTATCTTATAAATGACTCTGCATATATTGAACATCAGATAAGGTTAATGGGCAAGGGCTCTATAATGCATGGGTTGAATTCGACGATCATTAAGAATCTTATTTTTATACTTCCCCCATTGAAAGAGCAAAGTATTATTTTGAAATATCTAGATAAAAAAACTGCTCAGATAGATGAACTGATTGATAAAAAGAAGAAACTGATAGAAAAGCTAGATGAAAAGCGTACTGCTCTCATTACTCATGCTGTCACAAAAGGCATGAACCCAGATGTGAAGATGAAAGACTCAGGCGTTGAGTGGCTGGGAGAAGTACCTGAACATTGGGACATAGTGAAAGCAAAATATCTATTCACAATAGAAAAGCGTATTGCTGGGTTTTTAGGTCACGATGTCCTGTCTATCACGCAAACAGGTATAAAAGTTAAGGATATTGAATCCGGAGAAGGACAGCTTTCTATGGACTACACAAAGTACCAAATAGTTAAAGTTGGCGACTTTGCTATGAACCATATGGACTTACTTACAGGATATGTTGATATATCGCAATTTGATGGAGTAACGAGTCCTGATTACAGAGTATTCAGATTGTCAGCTCAAAACTGTAATCCACAATACTATCTTTACCATATGCAAAGAGGATATAAGGAAAAAATCTTCTTTAATTATGGGCATGGAAGTGCACAGTTGGGACGCTGGCGTTTACCTACAGATGAGTTTAAGGAATTGTCCTTCCCTGTTCCTCCATATGAAGAGCAACAAGCCATTGCTGAATACATAAGCAGTGAGACAATCCTAATAGACTCTCTAATTTCCAAAACTGAAGAAAGCATAAGCCTGCTGAAAGAAAAACGATCCGCACTGATAACCGCTGCGGTTACCGGTAAAATAGATGTCAGGGAGGAAGCCTAA
- the purL gene encoding phosphoribosylformylglycinamidine synthase subunit PurL has product MSVYESFGYPKVTFTVAKEMGLSQAEFESVENLLGRTPNYIELGIISSMYSEHCSYKSSRVHLAKFPTEAPWVVQGPGENAGVISVNDEGLCVCFKVESHNHPSFIEPFQGAATGVGGILRDVFTMGARPVAAMNSLRFGGLDNPKNRYIFEGVVEGISHYGNCFGVPTVGGEVYFNDCYNGNPLVNAFALGVVQKDKIFLAKAEGKGNPVIYVGAKTGRDGIHGATMASAEFDENSEAKRPNVQIGDPFKEKLLLEACLELMKTDYIVGIQDMGAAGLTSSAFEMASNSGSGVRLDLDRVPVRENSMTPYEIMLSESQERMLMVAKKGYEDKVKDIFEKWDLDASVIGEVTDDGYVRLTWNGEEVAALEAAPLANEAPKYERPYSRPASQDELQKTVDVDEPEDLQEVLLKMLANPTIASKRWVWEQYDHMVRVGTVQLPGSDAALIRLNESEVGVAMSSDCNSRYCYLNPFEGGKAAIAESARNVAVSGARPKAFTNCLNFGNPEKEGIMWQFVTAVEGICEAAKVLETPVVSGNVSLYNETEGVPIQPTPTIVMVGVIDDVTKRIGSYFKDSGNTIYLLGENDGHIGGSEYLAFVHGREAGDAPAVDLDREKAIIDFMCEAADNRLVSSAHDISDGGLAVAVCEMTFGGENLGVDIKLESSLRNDKLLFGENHGRVLLEVSNVNARAVEKLAGKYSLPISRIGRTTSDRIEISSGREKVISLPVKDAETIWKNSIGDKMNV; this is encoded by the coding sequence ATGAGCGTATACGAAAGCTTCGGCTACCCGAAAGTGACCTTTACGGTCGCAAAAGAGATGGGACTTTCTCAGGCAGAGTTTGAGAGCGTTGAAAATCTCCTCGGCAGAACCCCGAACTATATAGAGCTTGGTATTATTTCATCTATGTATTCCGAACACTGCTCCTATAAATCAAGCCGTGTTCATCTTGCAAAGTTTCCTACGGAAGCGCCCTGGGTGGTTCAGGGGCCGGGGGAAAATGCAGGTGTTATATCAGTAAACGACGAGGGGCTTTGTGTCTGCTTTAAAGTGGAATCACACAACCACCCTTCATTTATAGAGCCCTTTCAGGGGGCTGCAACCGGTGTCGGAGGTATCCTTCGGGATGTCTTTACCATGGGTGCAAGACCTGTTGCTGCTATGAACTCACTCCGTTTCGGTGGACTTGATAACCCTAAAAACAGATACATATTCGAAGGAGTTGTGGAGGGGATATCCCACTACGGCAACTGCTTCGGTGTGCCCACTGTAGGCGGGGAAGTCTATTTTAATGATTGTTACAACGGTAACCCGCTGGTCAATGCTTTTGCTCTCGGTGTTGTGCAGAAAGATAAAATATTTCTAGCCAAGGCAGAAGGTAAGGGTAATCCTGTAATATATGTTGGTGCTAAAACAGGACGTGACGGCATACATGGCGCCACAATGGCTTCTGCTGAGTTCGACGAAAACAGCGAGGCTAAACGCCCGAATGTTCAGATTGGTGATCCTTTTAAAGAAAAACTGCTCCTTGAGGCTTGTCTGGAGCTTATGAAAACCGATTATATTGTCGGTATTCAGGATATGGGCGCTGCCGGGCTTACAAGCTCTGCTTTTGAGATGGCATCCAATTCAGGCTCAGGCGTCAGGCTTGACCTTGACAGAGTGCCTGTACGTGAAAACAGTATGACCCCTTATGAGATCATGCTTTCAGAGTCTCAGGAACGTATGCTCATGGTTGCTAAAAAGGGCTATGAGGACAAAGTTAAAGATATATTCGAAAAGTGGGATCTTGACGCTTCTGTTATCGGTGAAGTTACTGATGACGGATATGTTCGCCTCACATGGAACGGAGAAGAAGTTGCCGCTCTGGAGGCTGCTCCGCTGGCAAACGAAGCTCCGAAATATGAAAGACCTTATTCAAGACCTGCGTCACAGGACGAGCTTCAGAAAACTGTCGATGTTGACGAACCGGAAGACCTTCAGGAAGTGCTTTTAAAAATGCTTGCCAACCCTACCATCGCTTCAAAACGGTGGGTTTGGGAACAGTACGACCATATGGTACGTGTGGGAACAGTACAGCTCCCTGGCAGTGATGCGGCACTTATACGCCTGAACGAATCAGAAGTGGGCGTTGCCATGTCCAGTGACTGCAACAGCAGATACTGCTATCTGAACCCTTTTGAAGGGGGGAAGGCAGCTATTGCTGAGTCAGCGAGAAACGTCGCTGTGAGCGGTGCGAGACCGAAAGCCTTTACAAATTGCCTGAACTTCGGAAACCCTGAGAAAGAGGGGATTATGTGGCAGTTCGTAACTGCAGTTGAGGGGATATGTGAGGCTGCAAAAGTTTTAGAAACTCCGGTTGTGAGCGGTAACGTATCGCTTTATAACGAAACAGAAGGTGTACCTATCCAGCCGACACCGACAATTGTTATGGTTGGTGTCATAGATGATGTTACCAAACGCATAGGCTCATACTTTAAAGACTCGGGCAACACTATTTATCTCCTTGGGGAGAATGACGGACATATAGGCGGTTCTGAATATCTTGCTTTCGTTCACGGGAGAGAGGCGGGGGATGCTCCGGCTGTTGATCTTGATCGTGAGAAGGCTATTATAGATTTTATGTGCGAAGCTGCTGACAACAGACTGGTTAGTTCAGCACACGACATATCCGACGGCGGACTTGCTGTGGCTGTTTGCGAAATGACATTCGGAGGTGAAAACCTTGGTGTGGATATCAAACTCGAAAGCAGTCTCCGTAATGATAAACTTCTGTTTGGTGAAAATCATGGACGCGTTCTGCTGGAAGTGTCCAATGTAAACGCCAGAGCAGTTGAAAAACTCGCTGGGAAATACAGCTTGCCCATAAGCAGAATAGGGCGTACGACAAGTGACAGGATAGAGATTTCATCCGGCAGGGAAAAAGTTATTAGCCTTCCGGTTAAAGATGCTGAGACTATCTGGAAAAACAGCATCGGGGATAAAATGAATGTTTGA
- a CDS encoding type I restriction endonuclease subunit R, with the protein MSTAHREIHFEDYIVDQLTSSGWEVGKHTEYDRGRALYYPDVLAWIQDSQPETWEKLIRIHGSDTEPAVLDRLVKSLESKTGGTINVLRRGFGMAGGGTIQMSQTMPEDDRNETSVKRYNQNRLRIVRQVRYSLDNENAIDLVAFINGIPVATFELKTDFTQSVEAAKAQYKQDRKPKSSSSGRLEPLLAFKRGAIVHFAMSDSEVYMATKLDGEATYFLPFNQGNDGAAGNPPSAENSYPVSYMWERILQKDNWLRIFHRFVLIEKKEYETASGEIRFKETMIFPRYHQWESVTKVIDAVKVEEAGHQYLIQHSAGSGKTNTISWISHELIRLRYASGASYFNSVIVVTDRTVLDAQLQEAISQIEHQYGVVHAVDREASSLSKSQQLANALMTGTPIIVVTIQTFPYAMEAILTEQSLQDKRFAVIMDEAHNSQTGSTAQKLRQVLALNSKADMASMTSDEILEMIQKVRGMPKNVSHFAFTATPKHSTLSLFGRPMDPSKPLSKDNPPVPFHTYTMQQAIEEGFILDVLQNYTHYDTAFRIGEKFVKDETRVDAKYAKRALARWVSLHPTNVSQKVEFIVEHFYSSVAMLLNGQAKAMVVTSSRAAAVKYKLAFDKYVEKKGYVGIRSLVAFSGQILGKDINDDFNHFPDDQSFTEDNMNPDTRGRDLRKVFDTREYQVMLVANKFQTGFDQPKLVAMYLDKKISGVEAVQTLSRLNRTYAGKDKTYVIDFANKPDEIVEAFKTYYKSADVANVQDPNIVYDMKERLDGMQMFEAEEVRQFGIAITSAKVTHEKLYSLTQPATDRFNGRMKMLNNAIEVSEKEFLLAKSKQDEAGTKKADARRSEYTKARDELLIFSEGLTKFVNIYEYVAQLVEFGDASIESFASYAKLLSKRLKGIAPEQVDLNGLQLTHFKMTDTGSVDTRLDAADKPLLEPAKGTGGRDPRDRERAYLQELIKMLNDVFGKDITDKDKVAFAVHVSEKLRDNKKVMAQVKNNSREQAMKADLPAEATKAIVGALGSHQAMAKRLLSDEFTRNTFLSVVYELLKSDAVAGLITEARDEDQ; encoded by the coding sequence ATGTCTACCGCTCACAGAGAAATACACTTTGAAGACTACATAGTAGACCAACTGACCTCATCTGGCTGGGAAGTTGGCAAGCATACAGAATATGATCGTGGCAGGGCTCTATATTACCCTGATGTCCTTGCATGGATACAGGATAGCCAGCCTGAAACATGGGAAAAGCTTATCCGGATTCACGGCAGTGATACTGAACCTGCTGTGCTTGACAGGCTCGTGAAGTCTCTGGAGTCTAAAACAGGTGGGACAATAAATGTCCTTAGAAGAGGTTTTGGAATGGCAGGAGGCGGCACTATCCAGATGAGCCAGACCATGCCGGAAGACGACAGAAACGAAACTTCAGTAAAACGATATAATCAGAACCGCCTCCGCATTGTGAGACAGGTCAGATATTCCCTTGATAACGAAAACGCTATAGATCTTGTGGCTTTTATAAACGGTATCCCTGTGGCTACTTTTGAGCTTAAGACTGATTTTACCCAGTCTGTTGAGGCTGCAAAGGCACAGTACAAACAGGACAGGAAGCCAAAAAGCTCTTCATCAGGCAGACTGGAACCGCTTCTTGCCTTCAAAAGAGGAGCTATCGTTCACTTCGCAATGTCAGACTCTGAGGTATATATGGCGACCAAGCTTGACGGTGAGGCGACATATTTCCTGCCGTTTAATCAGGGGAATGACGGAGCTGCAGGTAATCCGCCATCTGCCGAGAATAGCTACCCTGTCAGCTACATGTGGGAAAGGATATTACAGAAAGACAACTGGCTTAGAATATTTCATAGATTTGTATTGATAGAGAAAAAGGAGTATGAGACCGCTTCCGGAGAGATACGCTTCAAAGAGACAATGATATTTCCACGCTATCATCAGTGGGAATCTGTAACTAAAGTTATAGACGCAGTAAAGGTGGAAGAAGCCGGTCATCAGTATCTTATTCAGCATAGTGCCGGTTCGGGCAAGACAAATACTATCTCGTGGATATCCCACGAGCTTATAAGACTCAGGTATGCAAGCGGAGCATCATACTTCAACTCTGTTATCGTTGTTACTGACAGAACGGTTCTCGATGCCCAACTACAGGAAGCCATCAGCCAGATTGAACACCAATACGGTGTTGTTCATGCTGTGGACAGAGAGGCATCAAGCCTTTCCAAAAGCCAACAGCTAGCAAATGCACTTATGACTGGCACACCTATCATTGTGGTAACAATACAAACTTTCCCATATGCTATGGAAGCAATTTTGACAGAGCAGAGCCTTCAGGATAAAAGATTCGCTGTCATTATGGATGAAGCCCATAACTCCCAGACAGGAAGCACAGCTCAGAAGCTGAGACAGGTACTGGCTCTGAATTCAAAGGCTGATATGGCTTCTATGACATCTGATGAGATACTTGAGATGATTCAGAAAGTGCGTGGTATGCCTAAGAATGTAAGCCACTTCGCTTTCACCGCAACTCCGAAACATTCCACGCTCTCATTATTCGGCAGACCTATGGATCCATCCAAGCCGCTTTCAAAAGATAATCCTCCGGTCCCATTCCATACATATACTATGCAGCAGGCCATTGAGGAAGGATTTATACTCGATGTTCTGCAGAACTATACCCATTACGACACAGCATTCCGGATTGGCGAGAAATTCGTAAAGGATGAGACAAGAGTTGATGCTAAATATGCCAAGAGAGCTTTGGCAAGATGGGTGTCCCTGCACCCGACAAATGTATCTCAGAAGGTGGAGTTTATTGTTGAGCACTTTTATAGCAGTGTAGCTATGCTCCTGAACGGTCAGGCGAAGGCGATGGTTGTGACCAGCTCAAGGGCGGCAGCAGTGAAATATAAGCTAGCTTTTGATAAGTATGTTGAAAAAAAGGGGTATGTCGGCATACGCTCTCTAGTGGCCTTTTCCGGCCAGATACTTGGGAAAGATATCAATGATGACTTTAACCACTTTCCTGACGACCAATCATTTACTGAAGATAATATGAATCCTGATACCAGGGGGCGTGATCTTCGTAAGGTTTTTGATACTCGTGAATATCAGGTAATGCTTGTTGCAAATAAGTTTCAAACTGGTTTCGACCAGCCGAAGCTTGTTGCAATGTATCTGGATAAAAAGATATCCGGTGTGGAGGCAGTACAGACTCTTTCACGCCTGAACAGAACCTATGCGGGTAAAGACAAGACATATGTTATAGATTTTGCCAACAAGCCGGATGAGATAGTTGAGGCCTTTAAGACATATTACAAAAGTGCAGATGTGGCAAATGTGCAGGATCCTAATATCGTATATGATATGAAGGAGCGTCTTGACGGTATGCAGATGTTTGAAGCTGAAGAGGTTCGCCAGTTCGGTATTGCTATAACCTCAGCTAAAGTAACACATGAGAAGCTTTATTCACTTACACAACCGGCAACAGACCGTTTTAACGGGCGCATGAAGATGCTGAACAACGCAATTGAAGTTTCTGAAAAAGAATTTCTGCTGGCTAAGAGCAAGCAAGATGAGGCAGGAACAAAGAAAGCGGATGCCAGAAGGTCTGAGTATACAAAAGCCCGTGACGAGCTCTTAATCTTCAGTGAGGGCTTAACCAAGTTTGTAAATATCTATGAGTATGTAGCTCAGTTGGTGGAGTTCGGAGATGCTTCTATAGAGTCTTTTGCTTCATACGCAAAATTGTTGAGCAAGAGACTCAAAGGTATAGCTCCAGAGCAGGTTGACCTGAACGGTCTACAGCTTACCCATTTCAAAATGACAGACACGGGCTCAGTTGATACACGACTTGATGCCGCAGACAAACCTCTGCTTGAACCCGCAAAAGGTACTGGTGGGCGTGATCCGAGAGACAGGGAAAGAGCATACCTTCAGGAGCTGATCAAAATGCTCAATGATGTATTCGGTAAGGATATCACCGATAAAGACAAGGTGGCCTTTGCGGTTCATGTCAGCGAGAAACTCAGAGACAATAAGAAAGTCATGGCTCAGGTTAAAAACAACAGCAGAGAACAGGCTATGAAAGCTGATCTGCCAGCCGAAGCCACAAAAGCTATTGTGGGAGCTCTTGGCTCTCATCAGGCGATGGCAAAACGTCTTCTGAGTGATGAATTTACACGCAACACCTTCTTATCTGTTGTCTACGAACTTTTAAAGAGTGATGCTGTTGCCGGACTGATAACAGAAGCAAGGGATGAAGACCAATGA
- the purF gene encoding amidophosphoribosyltransferase — protein MFDKFHEECGVAGVYANEDAANLVYLSLYALQHRGQEGAGIAVSNRNEIATEKGMGLVADIFSQEKLDRLTGDIAIGHNRYATTGLSELQNTQPITVTINAGVMSLAHNGNIVNADEIKQELVKQGAIFNSSSDTEVVVHLIAKSKKEDLLDSIVTALSQLKGAFSLLLMTNDKLIGVRDPMGMRPLVLGKLKNGYILTSESCALDLIEATMVREIEPGEMVIIDDDGLKSIFPFEKTAPRPCVFEHIYFARPDSFIFGNSVYEVRKRLGVKLAEEDDVEADLVIPVPDSGVVATLGYSEKSGMAFQMGLMRNHYVGRTFIEPSQSIRHFGVKIKLNPVREVIEGKRVVVVDDSIVRGTTSRKIVKMLREAGAKEVHMRISSPPTAFPCFYGIDTPTRKELIASTHTIEETRKYITADSLHYLSIDGLMECVQSYDYCHACFSGAYPTMHHNGD, from the coding sequence ATGTTTGATAAGTTTCACGAAGAATGCGGTGTGGCAGGTGTCTATGCCAACGAAGACGCTGCAAATCTCGTTTACCTTTCGCTTTATGCTCTTCAGCATAGAGGGCAGGAAGGTGCAGGTATTGCTGTGAGCAACCGCAATGAGATAGCAACAGAAAAAGGGATGGGGCTTGTGGCTGATATCTTCTCTCAGGAGAAGCTTGACAGGCTCACAGGGGATATTGCGATAGGGCACAATAGATATGCTACAACAGGACTTTCTGAGCTCCAGAACACCCAACCTATAACAGTAACGATCAACGCCGGTGTGATGTCTCTTGCCCATAACGGTAATATAGTAAATGCAGACGAAATTAAACAGGAGCTGGTGAAGCAAGGGGCTATTTTCAATTCCAGTTCCGACACTGAAGTGGTAGTTCACCTCATAGCCAAGAGTAAAAAAGAAGATCTGCTCGATTCTATTGTTACGGCTCTTTCACAGCTTAAGGGTGCTTTTTCACTTCTCCTTATGACAAATGATAAGCTGATAGGTGTACGTGACCCGATGGGGATGCGTCCGCTTGTCCTTGGGAAGCTGAAGAACGGCTATATACTTACTTCTGAAAGCTGCGCGCTTGACCTTATAGAAGCTACAATGGTGCGGGAGATAGAGCCGGGCGAGATGGTTATTATTGACGATGACGGTCTTAAGTCAATATTTCCGTTTGAGAAAACAGCTCCGAGACCGTGCGTTTTTGAACATATCTATTTCGCAAGACCTGACTCATTTATTTTCGGCAACAGTGTTTATGAAGTGCGCAAACGCCTTGGTGTAAAGCTTGCTGAAGAAGATGATGTTGAGGCGGATCTTGTTATCCCTGTTCCTGACTCCGGTGTCGTTGCGACTCTGGGGTATTCTGAAAAGAGCGGGATGGCTTTTCAGATGGGGCTTATGAGAAATCATTATGTCGGGCGTACATTTATTGAGCCTAGCCAGTCTATCAGACACTTCGGAGTAAAGATAAAGCTTAATCCTGTGCGTGAGGTGATAGAAGGAAAACGAGTTGTTGTTGTGGATGATTCTATCGTCCGTGGTACAACCAGCCGCAAGATAGTGAAGATGCTGAGAGAGGCGGGAGCAAAAGAGGTGCATATGCGCATAAGCAGCCCTCCCACAGCTTTTCCATGCTTCTACGGCATAGACACTCCTACCAGAAAGGAACTTATCGCATCTACTCATACAATAGAAGAAACAAGAAAATACATAACAGCGGATAGTCTGCACTATCTGAGCATTGATGGTCTGATGGAGTGCGTTCAGAGCTATGACTATTGTCATGCCTGCTTTAGCGGAGCGTACCCCACCATGCACCACAACGGTGATTAA